The Thermodesulfovibrionia bacterium genome includes a region encoding these proteins:
- a CDS encoding XRE family transcriptional regulator: MGKELGQRMKIARKGMKLTQEKLAKKLGIAYPTLNKYENGHRTPDAELLSKISTILDCDPGWLLSGGEANIENLPKPKGISVFRTPVLNKISADFPRDASKEIVSYICLQDIPEHAYSLIMKGESMSPTMREGDYIIFLPDEKIQDGDVVVVLNEWGESMLKRYRKKEEEIYLISDNAEYPKVKLQKECRIVGKVVGVLRRIKI; this comes from the coding sequence ATGGGAAAAGAATTAGGTCAAAGAATGAAAATAGCCCGAAAGGGGATGAAGCTTACACAGGAGAAACTCGCCAAAAAATTAGGCATAGCTTATCCAACTCTGAACAAGTATGAAAATGGCCACAGAACTCCTGATGCTGAGCTTCTGTCAAAAATTTCAACCATTCTTGATTGTGACCCCGGCTGGCTTTTATCCGGAGGAGAGGCGAATATTGAGAATTTGCCTAAACCAAAAGGGATATCTGTCTTCAGGACCCCTGTGCTTAATAAGATATCTGCTGATTTTCCCAGGGACGCTTCAAAGGAGATAGTAAGCTATATTTGTTTGCAGGATATCCCTGAGCATGCTTATTCTCTGATCATGAAGGGGGAAAGCATGTCTCCTACAATGCGGGAAGGCGATTATATAATATTTTTGCCCGATGAGAAGATTCAGGATGGGGACGTTGTTGTGGTACTGAACGAATGGGGCGAATCCATGCTGAAAAGGTACAGAAAAAAAGAAGAAGAAATCTATCTTATAAGTGATAATGCTGAATATCCTAAGGTCAAACTTCAAAAAGAGTGCAGGATAGTCGGTAAAGTAGTCGGGGTTTTGAGAAGGATCAAGATTTAA